The genomic window ACCaaaatgctttcccccccttcccaaaaGCACTGCTTTGAGCCAGACCCAAATGCTCAGATAAagcctatatctatctatctatctatctatctatctatctatctatctatctctatctatctatctatctatctatctatctatctatctatctatcaatcatctctCACAGTGATATTTTCCTCCCAATTGCTCAGGGCGGCATGCAGgcatcttctctcccctccccttttgccctcacaacaacctggTGAGTGAGGTTGAGCTGAGAGAAATGAGGGGTGCCCAAGAATGGGGATTCTggacctagtctgacactctaaggACTACCCCATACCCAGACCTCCTCCTTGGGCTTATCTACAGCAGGACAAAATGTGGGGATTCATTGATTCAGAATTTCCAAGGATAGCACCCCCAATACCCATCTCTCAAGACTCAGCAGTAAGAGTCTGAGATAGGAGAAATCAGcaaaagaaatcatagaatcattggattctagagttggaagggatgccaaggatcatctagtccagccccctgccatgcaagaatttcagctaaagcacccaagaTAAATgacaatccaacctctgcttagaaacttcaaaggaaggagagtctacaacctcccagGGGAATTTGTTAAACCGTCAAAtggctcttaccgtcagaaattcttcctggtgtcagaatctcatttcttgcaacttgaagtcaTGGGTTTAAGTCCTATCCTCCAAGGAGAACACAAACTTGCTCCATGTGCCATGCAAAAGCCCTTAAGAAAATGGTCATTCTCTcacctccaggctaaacatacacagcttCTTGAGCAGTtcttcataagacttggtttccagaccctcagtcatcttggttgccctccactGCACACCTTCTAAACTGAACACCTCATCTTCATCTGGCAGCccatcagatatttgaaggcggcTATTgtgtctcctctcagtttcctcttttccaaactaaacatacccagctccttcaaccgttcttcataaggcttagtttccagacccttgatcattgtggtcaccctcttctgcacatgttccagcttgtcaagatccttcttaaattgtggtgcccagaactggacaccttgctccaggtgtggtctgaccaaggcagaatagaacaggaatattacttcccttgatctggacactaggctTCTGtggatacagcctagaatagctttGAGTTGTTAGGGTTTGTTATTTTCTGCTCCTGCATCAGACTTTCCTGTTATTTTCCAGGCAAAACCCATTCCCTCATTTTAGGGGGCAGAACAGGGCACGGAATCACAGAATCAcccaactgtagagttggaaggcacaccCCCTGGTGCACTCCCTCCAATGCTTCCAAAGaatgaataaaacaaacaagcaaaacagaCACCCACCCTTCCAGGGACCCCAAGCTCAGCACCCCAAGCTCAGCACCCCTTCCCCGCTTTCCAGAGGGCCTGAGCCAGCCTCTCCCGGATGCATTTGGTCTTGACCGCATAGACCATAGGGTTCAGGACAGGAGGGAGGAGCTGGTAGATGTTGGCCAGGAGAATGAGAAGGTGCTGAGGGATGGTGCCGTGGCTAAAGCGGTGggcaaagaaagagaagaaggcagGGGTGTAGAACAAGACTATGACACACAGGTGGGAGCCGCACGTCCCGATGGCCTTCAGGCGGGCATCCTTGGTTGGGAGACGGAAAACTGCCCTGAGGATCAGAGTGTAGGAGACGGCAATGAGGACCACGTCCAGGCCAGGAGACAAAAGGGTGGTCGCCAAGCCGTACCAGATGTTGACGCGGATGTCTGCACAGGCCATGCGAGCGATGCCCATGTGCTCGCAGTAAGAGTGAGGCATCTCCCGGTGCCCACAGTACGGCAGCCTCTGGAGGAGGAAGACTGTGGGGAGCATCACGCAGAAGCCCCTGGCGAGAGCTGCCAGCCCGACCCTCACGATGGCGGGGCGGGTGAGGATGGCGGCGTAGCGCAGCGGTCGGCAGATGGCAACGTAGCGGTCAAAGGCCATGGCGAGCAGGATGGTGGACTCTGCGATGAAGCTGAGGTGGGTGAAGAACATCTGGGCCAGGCAGGCCTGGAAGGAGATCTccttggagagggagaggaggacgCTCAGGGTTTTGGGCACAGTGGAGGAGGACAAGGCCAGGTCTGCCAGAGCCAGCAGGGCCAGGAAGAGGTACATGGGCTGGTGGAGGCTGCGCTCGGTGGCGATGATGTACAGCAGGCAAGAGTTGCCTAGAAGGGCCACGATGTACatcaggcagaagaggaaggcaaTCCAGCCATGGTACGCCTCCAGGCCCGGGATGCCAAGAAGGATGAACGAAGCCGGGTGGAAGGCACTCTGGTTGGCAGAGGTGGGTTCAGAAACCTGGAGTGTCTTGGTTGTCTCCATGATATCTCAACCCACCGAGGTGGAGTCTGGAAGAGGGTAGCttctgagagagggaggcagaatGGAAGGAAATGGGCAGGTTGGAGGAATGGAAAGAGCAGCCTCAGTCCGTTCCGTCCTCAGCCTGACGATTCACAAGTtggatttcatagaattgtagagatggaaaggaTCCTGTGGAGACATTGAGTCCAGCCCCccgcaatacaggaatcacagctacagaACCCCTGACttgtggccacccaacctctgcttaaaaacctccaaggaaggagaggccaccagtctattccactgtcaaacagctcttgcccttcctaaagtttagtcggaatctcctttattgccATTTTAATCCGTTGATTTGGGTCTTCCCTTCCGGAGCAGAAGaaggcaagcttgctccatcttctatgtgactgcccttcagatacctgaagatggctctcatgccATCTCTTGGTCTCCTCCAGGCCAAGCAGACCCACCATCCTCAACTGTTCAATCAGCTTCCATTCATTGGTTCAGTTTTAGTGCTTAATTTTGAGGGCAAAATGAAATTTCTTGTTCTCCAAGCGATACAGCAGTGAGGAAGGACTGGCTAGCATTGACTCACCAGGGAGGtcctccttctcctggatggatgAGCTTCTGcctgggaggggagggagcaggTCAGGGCCTCGTTTATCCTCTGAGGTCTCCAGCTGCAACTGAGCAGAGgacttctcctctcctccaccccagcTGGTGAGGAAGCAAGGGAGTCTTCAGCCCCCACTCCTCCAGCTCTCAAAGCTCCTTCTGCTCTCTTCCCCTGTGGCTTCATCTGGGGACAGTATCCGGATAATGACTCTTGGCTTCCGCAGCCTCCCCCTTGGCCAGGAGCAGGTGGGGAGGAGCTGCAGCAGGTGGAGGCCCCTTGCTGGGAGAGGAGGAACCTGGCCACCTGCTCCCCTGGGCTCCCCCAGGGAAGAGAAGCCCCACCAAAGGGAGGGAgtactggacttaacagtaaacaaatccattgaatttgataaggacttgactcatgaagtccatgcagctggacaagaagagaaacttgaaagatttgagagtgtggagaaagagatatatgttgtttctgaggaaaaggaaggaggagatgtaatgttgcagatgacaaaggagagccagaggcctgacatgatggctacaaaggaaaataagtactggatgatgaaaatctgttttgaattgaagattgaagaatggagagatctccttatgtggagatctgaagacctacggattacaaatttgaataaggtgaaagttggagcttttgggacatttggacttaaaaggagtaagaaacaagattcgggctccatttttaagtatggaggtctggctggaagaaatatggaccctatcgggacagagcttctccgagatctggtgtttaatattaaggactaccaaaaaaaccggcagagaggaattgagagagaattaagagcctcggacgtgaggtctccaggctgatagtagactaagactgatggacatttgttggggattgaaaccgggaaagggtggggtggggtttgggaatccaaagggtgcagaataataatcttttttttaattttgtttgttattagtatgaaaattggggaattcgtggaagggaatttgggtcgactttagaaaaaagttttaagaatgagcactgatgtttaaatactgatgtttataagttaaaattggtttttttaaaaaatgaattaaatataaaaaggtcaaaaattggggacaagaacttgttgaattaacaatttgaattggaatataagaaggggaggtgtggggaagtcagggaaatatgttattgaaaataaggattgtaaactttatatgtttttaacctttttgtttttttctttttgaatgtataaaggtggaaaaactaaataaatatctttaaaaaaaagaagaaattaagtggtttctagctaatggtataaaagaatatgaaaaaatggttttttataagtaaaaatttaatgttatgataatttaagattaaagatctgggtagaataaagagggaaagaaactgctgagctaataaattgaactggaatacaaaaaagggaggtacgaggaggtccgggaaacaagtaaatgaataataatgtgatgaaaggattgattgtttttaactatttttattttgtattttgtattttttctttttctattttgtaatgtaaaaaccctaataaaatttttattaaaaaaaataaaaaatatatatcatgaTTAAatccataattttttttttatctttaaggaatgttgttgtttagtcgtttagtcgtgtccgactcttcgtgaccccctggaccagagcaccccaggcacctctgtcctccactacctcacgcagtttggtcaaactcatgctggtaacctcgaaaacactatccaaccatctcgtcctctgtcgcccccttctccttgtgccctccatctttcccagcattagtgtcttctccagggagtcttctcttctcatgaggtggccaaagtactggagcctcagcttcacgatctgtccttccagtgagcactcagggctgatttccttaagaatggatgcatttgatcttcttgcagtccatgggactctcaagagtcttctccagcaccataattcaaaagcatccattcttcagcgatcagccttctttatggtccagctctcacttccatacatcactactgggaaaaccatggctttaactatacggacctttgttggcaaggtgatgtctctacttctcaagatgctgtctaggcctgtcattgcccttctcccaagaagcaggcgtcttttaatttcgtggctgctctcaccatctgcagtgatcatggagcccaagaaagtaaaatctctcactgcctccatttcttccccttctatttgccaggaggtgatgggaccagtggccatgatcttcgtttttttgatgttgagcttcagaccatattttgcgctctcctctttcaccctcattaaaaggttctttaattcctcctcactttctgccatcaaggttgtgtcatctgcatatctgaggttgttgatatttcttctggcaatcttaattccagcttgggattcatccagcccagcctttcgcatgatgtattctgcatataaattaaataagcagggagacaaaatacagccttgtcgtactcctttcccagttttgaaccattcagttgttccatatccagttctaactgtagcttcttgtcccacatagagatttctcaggagacagatgaggtgatcaggcactcccatttctttaagaacttgccatagtttgctgtagtcgacacagtcaaaggcttttgcatagtcaatgaagcagaagtagatgtctttctggaactctctagctttctccataatccagtgcatgtttgcaatttggtctctggttcctctgcctcttctaaatccagcttgcacttctgggagttctcgatccacatactgcttgagccttccttgtagaattttaagcataaccttgctagcgtgtgaaatgagtgcaattgtgcggtagttggagcattctttggcactgcccttctttgggattgggatgtagactgatcttctccaatcttctggccactgctgagttttccaaatttgctggcatattgagtgtagcaccttaacagcatcatcttttaaaattttaaatagttcagcttgaataccatcacttccactggccttgttatttgcagtgctttctaaggcccatttgacttcactttccaggatgtctggctcatggtcagcaaccacactacctgggctGTACGAGGCATccctttctttctggtatagttcctctgtgtattcttgccacctcttcttgatgtcttctgcttctgttaggtcctttccacttttgtcttttattatggtaatctttgtatgaaatgttcctttcatatctccaattttcttgaacagatctctggtttttcccattctattgttttcctctatttctttccattcctcgtttaagaaggccttgtctctccttgctattttttggaaatctgcattcaatttcctgtatctttcactatctccctcgcattttgcttgccttctctcccccgctatttgtaaggcctcattggacagccactttgctttcttgcatttccttttcattgggatggttttcgttgctgcctcctgtacaatgttacgagcctccatccatagttcttcaggcactctgtccaccaaatctaaatccttaaacctgttcgtcacttccactgtgtattcataagggatttgacttagattgtatcttaccggcccagtggtttttcctactttcttcagtttaagcttgaattttgctataagaagctgatgatctgagccacagtcagctccaggtcttgtttttgctgactatACAGCatatttggctgcagagaatataatcaatctgattttgatgctgcccatctggttatgtccatgtgtagagtcgtctcttgtgttgttggaaaagcgtgtttgtgatgaccagcttgttctcttgacagaactctattagcctttgccctgcttcgttttgatctccaaggccaaacttgccagttgttccttttatctcttgattccctactttagcattccaatcccctataatgagaagaacatccttctttggtgtcacttctataaggtgttgtaagtcttcatagaattggtcaatttcagtttcttcagcaccagtagttggtgcataaacttggattactgtgatgttaaaaggtctgccttggattcgtatcgagatcattctatcatttttgagattgcatcccagtacagctttcgccactcttttgttgactatgagggccactccatttcttttacgggtttcttgcccacagtagtagatgtgatggtcatccgaactgaatttgcccattcccgtccattttagttcactgatgcccaggatgtcaatatttattcttgccatctcatttttgaccacatccaacttacccaggttcatggttcttacattccaggttcctatatggatatggatatgctcgtaccccttccaatctgtgcctcatcccgagggacgagggtagggcgagcaaggattactcacctccgtcactggtgctgtgcaatgccaggtctataggcaacaaaaccgccaccctgcgagatttctttatctcgcagggggtcgacctggcttgtgtgacggagacctgggtgtgcgaaggggcaacagttaccttacgagagatggcgcccccgggtttctccgtcctccaccagtcacggactgtgggccgggggggaggggtggcattattaatccgggaagattgtcctttcaggcctctaccatcgccatcgatccccggcattgaatgtgttggcctagtgtggggctctgaggtgagcttggctgtctgacTGGTGTAccagccacctagcgcaccagcagccaccctgtcaggcctattggaggcggtggccggctgggccttggagttccctaacctattggtattgggggacttcaacatccatgctgatgccactccctcctcacaggctctggacctggtgtcttccatggcgacactagggctctcccagtttgtttcgggccccacacatcaagcaggccacacgctggatttgatctttggtgtaggtatagatgtgatcatgtctccttcgatgaaggtgccatggtctgatcactacgctctgaaagccaggattgactttccacccccaccctgcttaggtgccgagccgatttgggctcgcccgcagaggatgatggaccctgatagattccgccaagccttgtgggacc from Podarcis raffonei isolate rPodRaf1 chromosome 4, rPodRaf1.pri, whole genome shotgun sequence includes these protein-coding regions:
- the LOC128412267 gene encoding olfactory receptor 52B2-like, which produces METTKTLQVSEPTSANQSAFHPASFILLGIPGLEAYHGWIAFLFCLMYIVALLGNSCLLYIIATERSLHQPMYLFLALLALADLALSSSTVPKTLSVLLSLSKEISFQACLAQMFFTHLSFIAESTILLAMAFDRYVAICRPLRYAAILTRPAIVRVGLAALARGFCVMLPTVFLLQRLPYCGHREMPHSYCEHMGIARMACADIRVNIWYGLATTLLSPGLDVVLIAVSYTLILRAVFRLPTKDARLKAIGTCGSHLCVIVLFYTPAFFSFFAHRFSHGTIPQHLLILLANIYQLLPPVLNPMVYAVKTKCIRERLAQALWKAGKGC